In Halarcobacter bivalviorum, a genomic segment contains:
- a CDS encoding methyl-accepting chemotaxis protein: protein MLSKLSIKQKLILIMSIPLCIVILLAAKLGYNSFMYYSNLKSLDNVIVLSTKIGALVHETQKERGMTAGYLGSKGNKFHDKLPGQRELTNTRLNEMKSYLASFNAKAYSQEFNENLDKSLEMLTNLSSIRSKVTGLNIPASEAIGYYTKVNTSLLNTISSITKLSTNAKVSQDVIAYLNFLLSKERAGIERAVGTNTFARDNFGEGMKAKFYTLIAAQNAYMDSFLKITDESSKEFYNNTVKGKAIDEVNRMREIALFKGLDSNFGVDSSYWFATITDKINLLKEVENYIAEHLIETIDEEMNNATFEVILFGILSAIGVILTLVLARTIAFTILLDVDLVRKGLDDFFAFINFEKDDIHLEVVHSDDELGKMSRLINENINKTKANIQADKKLIENTIEVANKINKGHLDSRITHDSNNPALSELKNIINEMLHTLNENFENIMKVLNSYSKLDFRPQLQENDLEGIIKELEDDVNILRNVITETLIENKRSGLILSQNANTLTRNMDEIANAANSQAASLEETAAALEEITANIKNNTETTVKMAEYGDKVKHSVLTGQSLANNTAKSMEDINAQTTAINEAITVIDQIAFQTNILSLNAAVEAATAGEAGKGFAVVAGEVRNLANRSAEAAKEIKDLVENAQLKTNEGKKIATDMINGYDELNKNISNTIQLIEDVTTASKEQSAGMVQINDAVNNLDKITQENAQNASQADTIAQKTLEISNMIIDHADAKEFDGKDEIRIRKSTTDLTYNGQEKRAIEKVIKKEHPTYKEAPKPIKPKEIKATKSSGDDEWESF, encoded by the coding sequence ATGCTTTCAAAATTATCTATAAAGCAGAAGCTAATACTAATAATGTCGATACCACTTTGTATTGTAATATTATTAGCTGCAAAACTTGGTTATAACTCTTTTATGTATTATAGCAATTTAAAGAGTTTAGACAATGTAATTGTCTTATCAACTAAAATAGGTGCTTTAGTTCATGAAACACAAAAAGAAAGAGGAATGACAGCAGGATATTTAGGAAGTAAAGGGAATAAATTCCATGATAAACTTCCAGGACAAAGAGAACTTACAAATACTAGATTAAATGAGATGAAAAGCTACTTAGCAAGTTTTAATGCAAAAGCTTATAGTCAAGAGTTTAACGAGAATTTAGACAAAAGTTTAGAGATGTTAACAAACCTTTCTAGTATAAGATCAAAAGTAACAGGTTTAAATATACCAGCTTCTGAGGCAATAGGTTATTATACAAAAGTTAATACTTCTTTATTAAATACAATAAGTAGTATCACAAAGCTTTCTACTAATGCTAAAGTATCACAAGATGTAATTGCTTATTTAAACTTTCTTTTATCTAAAGAAAGAGCAGGAATAGAAAGAGCTGTAGGTACAAATACTTTTGCAAGAGACAATTTTGGTGAAGGAATGAAAGCAAAATTCTATACTCTAATTGCAGCACAAAATGCTTATATGGATTCATTTTTAAAAATCACAGATGAATCTTCTAAAGAGTTTTATAATAATACAGTAAAAGGTAAAGCAATTGATGAAGTAAATAGAATGAGAGAGATTGCTTTATTTAAAGGACTTGATTCAAACTTTGGAGTTGATTCTTCATATTGGTTTGCAACAATTACAGATAAAATCAATCTTCTAAAAGAAGTAGAAAACTATATTGCAGAACATTTAATTGAAACAATTGATGAAGAGATGAATAATGCAACATTTGAAGTTATTCTATTTGGTATCTTAAGTGCTATTGGTGTAATTTTAACACTTGTTTTAGCTAGAACAATTGCTTTTACAATTCTATTAGATGTTGATTTAGTAAGAAAAGGTTTAGATGATTTCTTTGCCTTTATTAATTTTGAAAAAGATGATATTCATTTAGAAGTAGTTCATTCAGATGATGAATTAGGGAAAATGTCAAGACTTATTAATGAAAATATTAATAAAACAAAAGCAAATATTCAAGCAGATAAAAAACTTATTGAAAATACTATTGAAGTTGCAAATAAGATTAACAAAGGTCATTTAGATAGTAGAATTACTCATGATTCTAATAACCCTGCACTTAGTGAGCTAAAAAATATTATCAATGAGATGCTTCATACTCTAAATGAAAACTTTGAAAATATTATGAAAGTTTTAAACTCATACTCAAAACTTGACTTTAGACCACAACTTCAAGAGAATGACTTAGAAGGTATTATTAAAGAGCTTGAAGATGATGTAAATATCCTAAGAAATGTAATTACTGAAACACTAATTGAAAATAAAAGAAGTGGTTTAATCTTAAGTCAAAATGCGAATACTCTAACAAGAAATATGGATGAGATTGCAAATGCTGCAAATAGCCAAGCTGCCTCATTAGAAGAGACTGCTGCTGCTTTAGAAGAGATTACTGCAAATATTAAAAACAATACAGAAACTACAGTAAAAATGGCAGAATATGGAGATAAAGTTAAACACTCAGTTCTTACAGGACAAAGCTTAGCTAATAATACAGCTAAATCTATGGAAGATATTAATGCTCAAACAACGGCAATTAATGAAGCAATTACTGTAATTGACCAAATTGCATTCCAAACAAATATCTTATCTTTAAATGCAGCAGTTGAAGCTGCAACTGCGGGTGAAGCAGGAAAAGGTTTTGCAGTTGTTGCAGGTGAAGTTAGAAACCTTGCAAATAGAAGTGCAGAAGCAGCAAAAGAGATTAAAGATTTAGTTGAAAATGCCCAACTTAAAACTAATGAGGGTAAAAAGATTGCGACAGATATGATTAATGGATATGATGAATTAAATAAAAATATCTCAAATACTATTCAATTAATTGAAGATGTTACAACAGCGAGTAAAGAGCAATCTGCAGGAATGGTACAAATTAATGATGCAGTAAATAATCTTGATAAAATCACACAAGAGAATGCGCAAAATGCTTCACAAGCAGATACTATTGCACAAAAAACATTAGAGATTTCAAATATGATTATTGACCATGCAGATGCAAAAGAGTTTGATGGTAAAGATGAGATAAGAATTAGAAAAAGTACTACAGACTTAACTTATAATGGACAAGAAAAAAGAGCTATTGAAAAAGTTATAAAAAAAGAGCATCCAACATATAAAGAGGCACCAAAGCCAATCAAACCAAAAGAGATTAAAGCTACAAAAAGTAGTGGAGATGATGAATGGGAAAGCTTTTAA
- the dbpA gene encoding ATP-dependent RNA helicase DbpA yields MSNFTKLNLSDKFLDNLKSLNFKTMTRIQEESLPLSLEGKDLIAQAKTGSGKTVAFSIPIVKKLKVRKYAIQSLVLAPTRELANQIAEQIRKVSRHIHNVKVLTLCGGVPYKPQVASLKHGAHIIVATPGRILQHIFETKIDLSSVELLVLDEADKMLDMGFYEDILKVIEALPKKRQTMLFSATYEKDIETLANQILIEPHFIQDDSVHEKQTINQIFYEVNENEKDLLIPSLIASRKASSVLIFCNTKIKCEELADILYENEVDVLTLHSDLEQRQRDETIIMFSNKSYPILIATDVASRGLDIDDIDLVINYDLAKDVKTHIHRIGRTARAGKKGLAVSFYDEETRYKVEMIEEKFDDLIFGNKDEIEASLDEIDCEYRTLFINGGKKHKLRAGDILGALTAAIGLPKEAIGKIDILDFVSYVAIKKEYIKKANEGLRKNKIKGKFIRCEIK; encoded by the coding sequence ATCAGCAATTTTACCAAATTAAACCTATCAGATAAATTTTTAGATAATCTAAAATCACTTAATTTTAAAACAATGACAAGAATTCAAGAGGAGTCTTTACCTCTTTCTTTAGAAGGAAAAGATTTAATTGCACAAGCAAAAACAGGTTCTGGAAAAACTGTTGCTTTTTCTATTCCTATTGTAAAAAAACTAAAAGTAAGAAAATATGCAATTCAATCTTTAGTTTTAGCTCCAACAAGAGAGCTAGCAAATCAAATTGCAGAACAAATTAGAAAAGTAAGTAGGCATATTCATAATGTAAAAGTACTTACTCTTTGTGGAGGAGTCCCTTATAAACCACAAGTTGCTTCTTTAAAACATGGGGCACATATCATAGTTGCAACACCAGGAAGAATATTACAACATATTTTTGAGACAAAAATTGATTTAAGTAGCGTTGAGCTACTTGTTTTAGATGAAGCTGATAAAATGCTAGATATGGGATTTTATGAAGATATTCTTAAAGTGATTGAGGCTTTACCTAAAAAAAGACAAACAATGCTTTTTTCTGCGACTTATGAAAAAGATATTGAGACTTTAGCAAATCAGATTTTAATTGAACCACACTTTATTCAAGATGATTCAGTACATGAAAAACAGACAATAAACCAAATATTTTATGAAGTAAATGAGAATGAAAAAGATTTATTAATCCCATCATTAATTGCATCAAGAAAAGCCTCAAGTGTTTTAATCTTTTGTAATACAAAAATAAAGTGTGAAGAGTTGGCAGATATTTTATATGAAAATGAGGTTGATGTATTAACTTTACATTCTGATTTGGAGCAAAGACAAAGAGATGAAACAATAATCATGTTTTCAAATAAATCTTATCCTATCTTAATTGCTACTGATGTTGCTTCAAGAGGGTTAGATATTGATGATATTGATTTAGTAATTAATTATGATTTAGCAAAAGATGTAAAGACTCACATTCATAGAATAGGAAGAACAGCAAGAGCAGGGAAAAAAGGTTTAGCCGTATCTTTTTATGATGAAGAAACAAGATATAAAGTTGAGATGATTGAAGAAAAATTTGATGATTTGATTTTTGGTAATAAAGATGAAATTGAAGCTAGTTTAGATGAAATTGATTGTGAATATAGAACACTTTTTATAAATGGTGGTAAAAAGCATAAATTAAGAGCAGGGGATATTTTAGGTGCGTTAACAGCTGCAATAGGATTACCAAAAGAAGCAATTGGAAAAATTGATATTTTAGATTTTGTTTCATATGTTGCAATTAAAAAAGAGTATATAAAAAAGGCTAATGAAGGGCTTCGAAAAAATAAAATTAAGGGTAAGTTTATTAGATGTGAAATTAAGTAG
- a CDS encoding YihY/virulence factor BrkB family protein, whose translation MEEPEIVKNPIKTFLKALDSFFNDDTTYYAASLSFFTIFSILPIIALLIAIISNLEVVQNYADVFIKYTFDILNPTHSEDFIKTFKNYISNSNKLGWLGILYMLFVFIMFFKDYEYIVNKIHNAKRKPLLTSFFFYLFFLITLPLMLAILNIVLSFYDNSIFNWLITFSFAWLIFFGLFKLSVNRHIDTKAAAISSLFTLVVLSVTKNLFVYYVVYNKTYATIYGSLAILLFSFFWIYISWIIYLYGMKMCHKLNVQQLAKRRKV comes from the coding sequence ATGGAAGAACCAGAAATTGTAAAGAATCCAATTAAGACTTTTTTAAAAGCTTTGGATTCATTTTTCAATGATGACACGACTTATTATGCAGCAAGTCTTAGTTTCTTTACAATTTTTTCCATTTTACCAATAATTGCTCTTTTAATTGCAATTATCTCAAACCTTGAAGTAGTACAAAACTATGCTGATGTATTTATAAAATATACTTTTGATATTTTAAATCCTACGCACTCAGAAGATTTTATTAAAACCTTTAAAAACTATATTTCAAACTCAAATAAACTTGGTTGGCTTGGTATTTTATATATGCTTTTTGTTTTTATCATGTTTTTTAAAGATTATGAATATATTGTAAATAAAATACATAATGCAAAAAGAAAGCCTTTATTAACCTCTTTTTTCTTTTATCTATTTTTCTTAATTACCTTGCCTTTAATGCTTGCTATATTAAACATCGTATTATCTTTTTATGATAATTCTATTTTTAACTGGTTAATCACTTTCTCTTTTGCTTGGTTAATATTTTTTGGACTTTTTAAGTTAAGTGTTAATAGACATATTGATACAAAAGCTGCTGCTATTTCATCACTTTTTACACTGGTGGTATTATCCGTTACAAAAAACCTTTTTGTATATTATGTAGTTTATAATAAAACTTATGCCACTATTTATGGCTCTTTAGCAATTTTACTATTTTCATTTTTTTGGATATATATTTCATGGATTATCTATTTATATGGAATGAAAATGTGTCATAAACTAAATGTTCAACAACTTGCAAAGAGAAGAAAAGTTTAA
- a CDS encoding plasminogen-binding N-terminal domain-containing protein — protein MKLLSKTLIAAVSTFVLAQGLNAETTICYKKDWKSPSTIETTKLDGGQCKGELSFAEMKKNGWKLKDLKIENGKKGLNYIYVLTDKELISIDNTNFMENKYTKLEYNPIYTRLNNLSEDTAEINVGNLRVGQSAIIEHTYSNGKSLIIANAYVTDSNANSSTLKIIPFLDIKQNAIPTSSRKPVNGDKVTINYLYDSSMIIAPSQDAFLATREKYKDNDFLHSDLFAAKLKVEAEPLPSKERIQEFASSQNIGTIFFVIGSTIYIVDTKTFAILEKGSLSYNFTQDEKMPFYTRIEKIEKNPFESILDYENWLGFLKTFLGDDERTEEQILLEDDIESGALQVKGDIYNNYYKTILGLENAAK, from the coding sequence ATGAAACTATTATCAAAAACTTTAATTGCAGCAGTATCTACTTTTGTTCTTGCTCAAGGACTAAATGCAGAGACTACTATTTGTTATAAAAAAGATTGGAAATCTCCTTCAACAATTGAAACTACAAAATTAGATGGTGGACAATGTAAAGGTGAATTATCTTTTGCAGAGATGAAAAAAAATGGTTGGAAGTTAAAAGATTTAAAAATTGAAAATGGTAAAAAAGGTCTTAACTATATTTATGTATTAACAGATAAAGAGTTAATCTCTATTGATAATACAAATTTTATGGAAAACAAATATACTAAATTAGAATATAATCCAATTTATACAAGATTAAATAATCTATCTGAAGATACAGCAGAGATTAATGTAGGGAACCTAAGAGTTGGTCAAAGTGCAATTATTGAGCATACATATTCAAATGGAAAATCTCTTATTATTGCAAATGCTTATGTAACAGACTCAAATGCAAATAGTTCAACACTAAAAATTATTCCATTTTTAGATATTAAACAAAATGCTATTCCAACATCAAGTAGAAAACCAGTAAATGGGGATAAAGTTACAATCAATTATTTATATGATTCTTCAATGATTATTGCTCCTTCACAAGATGCTTTTTTAGCAACAAGAGAAAAATATAAAGATAATGATTTCTTACACTCAGATCTTTTTGCTGCAAAATTAAAAGTTGAAGCTGAACCATTACCTTCAAAAGAGAGAATTCAAGAGTTTGCTTCATCTCAAAATATTGGGACAATTTTCTTTGTTATTGGAAGTACAATATATATTGTAGATACTAAAACTTTTGCTATCTTAGAAAAAGGTTCTTTATCTTATAACTTTACACAAGATGAAAAAATGCCATTTTATACAAGAATTGAAAAAATTGAGAAAAATCCATTTGAATCAATCTTAGATTATGAAAACTGGCTTGGATTCTTAAAAACATTCTTAGGAGATGATGAGAGAACAGAAGAACAAATTTTATTAGAAGATGATATTGAATCTGGAGCTTTACAAGTAAAAGGTGACATCTATAATAATTATTATAAAACTATTTTAGGTTTAGAAAATGCAGCTAAATAA
- the bcp gene encoding thioredoxin-dependent thiol peroxidase, with product MLEVGQVAPDFCAPNQDDIEICSRDLRGKWIVLYFYPRDLTPGCTNEACDFTTAEPEFDNLDAIILGVSPDDTAKHRKFIEKYDLSITLLADTNRKMCEDFGVWQLKKFMGRESMGVVRTTFIINPEGKIAEIWNKVNVRKKKTVKGEKIEVLHADEVKQRLQELQQAN from the coding sequence ATGTTAGAAGTTGGACAAGTAGCACCAGATTTTTGTGCACCAAACCAAGATGATATTGAAATTTGTTCTAGAGACTTAAGAGGTAAATGGATTGTATTATACTTTTACCCAAGAGATTTAACTCCAGGTTGTACAAATGAAGCTTGTGACTTTACGACAGCAGAGCCTGAGTTTGATAACTTAGATGCTATTATTTTAGGTGTAAGTCCTGATGATACAGCAAAACATAGAAAATTTATTGAAAAATATGATTTATCAATTACACTTTTAGCTGATACAAATAGAAAAATGTGTGAAGACTTTGGTGTTTGGCAATTAAAAAAATTCATGGGAAGAGAAAGCATGGGTGTTGTTAGAACAACATTTATTATCAATCCTGAAGGTAAAATTGCTGAAATTTGGAATAAAGTAAATGTTAGAAAGAAAAAAACTGTAAAAGGTGAAAAGATTGAAGTGCTTCATGCAGATGAAGTTAAACAAAGACTTCAAGAACTTCAACAAGCAAACTAA
- the cmoA gene encoding carboxy-S-adenosyl-L-methionine synthase CmoA yields the protein MTDKVFEKSITKQFEFDEEVASVFDDMLNRSVPFYKEMQRLTINFALNYLENNDRVYDLGCSTASTLIELSKHSSKKLNLIGIDNSPAMLARAANKCKAFGVEVKLLNEDLHNIEYPEAKLIISNYTLQFIRPLQREKLVKKIYDNLKPGGVFIFSEKVISSDKVLGKQYIDEYYEFKKTQGYSEYEIAQKREALENVLIPYTDEENKKMILDAGFDHCETLFKWVNFATFIAIKK from the coding sequence ATGACAGATAAGGTATTTGAAAAATCAATAACAAAACAATTTGAGTTTGACGAAGAAGTAGCATCAGTATTTGATGATATGTTAAATCGTTCAGTTCCTTTTTATAAAGAGATGCAACGATTAACAATAAACTTTGCACTAAACTATTTAGAAAATAATGATAGAGTTTATGACTTAGGATGTTCTACTGCTTCAACTTTAATAGAGTTATCAAAACACTCTTCAAAGAAGTTAAACTTAATTGGAATAGACAATTCTCCTGCAATGCTTGCAAGAGCAGCAAATAAGTGTAAAGCTTTTGGTGTAGAAGTAAAACTTTTAAATGAAGATTTACATAATATTGAATATCCAGAGGCAAAACTTATTATCTCAAACTATACACTACAATTTATAAGACCTCTTCAAAGAGAAAAACTAGTTAAAAAAATCTATGATAACTTAAAACCAGGTGGAGTTTTTATTTTTAGTGAAAAAGTGATTTCATCAGATAAAGTTTTAGGTAAACAATACATTGATGAGTATTATGAGTTCAAGAAAACTCAAGGTTATAGTGAATATGAAATTGCTCAAAAAAGAGAAGCTTTAGAAAATGTACTTATACCTTATACGGATGAAGAAAATAAGAAAATGATACTTGATGCAGGTTTTGACCATTGTGAAACACTTTTTAAATGGGTAAACTTTGCTACATTTATTGCAATAAAAAAATAA
- a CDS encoding DedA family protein produces MEEFIREWGYVALFAYSFGGGFVGLVIAGVLSYAGDLNIFISILVAGISNFLGDQFLFTLARQNKAYAKDMMKKYGRKVALAHILMRKYGSFVVFIQKYIYGIKTLIPLAMGLTKYSAMKFVVFNALATMVWAFVVGFASYTAGEYILSSSEEFKYVGLAIVATILIGLAYLFRKV; encoded by the coding sequence GTGGAAGAGTTTATTAGGGAATGGGGATATGTTGCTCTATTTGCATACTCATTTGGTGGAGGATTTGTAGGCTTAGTTATTGCAGGTGTTTTATCATATGCAGGAGATTTAAATATTTTTATTTCAATTTTAGTTGCAGGTATTTCAAATTTTTTAGGGGATCAATTTTTATTTACTCTTGCTAGGCAAAATAAAGCTTATGCAAAAGATATGATGAAAAAGTATGGACGAAAAGTTGCTTTAGCACATATTTTGATGAGAAAATATGGTTCTTTTGTTGTATTTATTCAAAAGTATATTTATGGAATTAAAACACTTATTCCTTTAGCAATGGGACTAACAAAATATTCAGCAATGAAATTTGTTGTTTTTAATGCTCTTGCAACTATGGTTTGGGCTTTTGTTGTTGGATTTGCAAGTTATACTGCTGGAGAATATATCTTAAGTAGTAGTGAAGAGTTTAAATATGTTGGTTTAGCAATTGTTGCTACAATTTTAATAGGATTAGCTTATCTATTTAGAAAAGTTTAA
- a CDS encoding thioredoxin family protein: protein MKVLSFLIIMVSFLFASGIDFEDSLKKAQAKALKEKKPLMIMYSTPTCPECNYMKKKVFKNSEVSSYVNENFVSVIMDIKEQEKELPYKFIGIPTLFFADAKDMKLISKSLGGMREKEFLTLLKSIEK, encoded by the coding sequence ATGAAAGTATTATCTTTTCTAATAATTATGGTTTCGTTTCTGTTTGCTTCAGGTATAGATTTTGAAGATAGTTTAAAAAAAGCACAAGCAAAAGCATTAAAAGAGAAAAAACCTTTAATGATTATGTACTCAACACCAACTTGTCCAGAATGTAATTATATGAAAAAAAAGGTTTTCAAAAATAGTGAAGTAAGCTCTTATGTAAATGAAAACTTTGTTTCAGTTATTATGGATATAAAAGAGCAGGAGAAAGAACTTCCTTATAAATTTATTGGTATACCAACTCTCTTTTTTGCCGATGCTAAGGATATGAAACTTATTTCTAAAAGTTTAGGTGGAATGCGAGAAAAAGAGTTTTTAACACTTTTAAAAAGTATAGAAAAGTAG
- a CDS encoding pentapeptide repeat-containing protein yields the protein MKYFLISLFFITSLFSYNEEDLEKYLETKSCEECDLSFSNLSNKDLKNSNLMGANLTGVTFENSDLLKSNLWGTTLENVNLNNVNLRASNLEGAILINVQCDNTILKGANLSNATLENLSCKNLSLWGARFLDTSFENVDFSGAGAAYSIFDSINFTDLKIDEAIFWNAKISNSTLSKKKCEYLEQEEAILYENSCED from the coding sequence ATGAAATATTTTCTAATAAGTCTATTTTTTATTACATCTCTTTTTTCATATAATGAAGAGGATTTAGAAAAGTATTTAGAGACTAAATCTTGTGAAGAGTGTGACTTGTCTTTTTCAAATTTGAGTAATAAAGATTTAAAAAACTCTAACTTAATGGGAGCAAATTTAACAGGAGTTACTTTTGAAAACTCTGACTTACTTAAATCAAATCTTTGGGGTACAACCTTAGAAAATGTAAATTTAAATAATGTAAATTTAAGAGCTTCAAATCTAGAAGGAGCTATTTTAATCAATGTTCAATGTGATAATACAATTTTAAAAGGTGCAAATCTTTCAAATGCTACTTTAGAAAACCTTTCATGTAAAAATCTTTCACTTTGGGGAGCAAGGTTTTTAGATACAAGTTTTGAAAATGTAGATTTCTCAGGTGCAGGTGCAGCTTATTCGATTTTTGATTCAATAAACTTTACAGACTTAAAAATAGACGAAGCTATCTTTTGGAATGCAAAAATTTCTAACTCTACTCTTTCAAAAAAGAAGTGTGAATACTTAGAACAAGAAGAAGCTATTCTTTATGAAAATAGTTGCGAGGATTAA
- a CDS encoding FAD-binding oxidoreductase: MQLNKEHIEYFKSLVGEENVKADKAHLIAYCYDATKERFEPDAVVFPRDEQDVSKILKYCNEHEIVIVPRGAGSGFTGGALPSNGGIILSLERHMNKLLEIDMENMVGVVQPGLINMQFQKAVEEVGLFYPPDPASEEYSTLGGNVSENAGGMRAAKYGITKDYVVALRAVLPNGEIITAGKKTIKDVAGYNTAGILIASEGTLAVITEITLKLIPKPKFKQTYMGVFPDVNKAMNAVFKSLAAGANPVAMEFLDALVIKALKQKFPQIDLPENAGGILVGDVDGSSQAEIDSQIATLKEAFAKYGSIDFIEAKDEAHGKELWFARRNASPATMIYGTKKLNEDISVPRSKLPEALDSIYAIGEKYGFNVPCFGHAGDGNIHVNVMVKDKTNPKEMEDGHKAIEEIFQLVVDMGGTLSGEHGIGLSKAPFMNIAFNEAELELFRSIKRAFDPKNILNPFKMGLN; this comes from the coding sequence ATGCAGCTAAATAAAGAACATATTGAATACTTTAAATCTCTAGTAGGCGAAGAGAATGTAAAAGCAGATAAAGCACATCTTATTGCTTACTGCTATGATGCTACAAAAGAGAGATTTGAACCAGATGCAGTTGTTTTTCCAAGGGATGAACAAGATGTATCAAAAATTCTAAAATATTGTAATGAACATGAAATCGTAATTGTTCCAAGAGGAGCAGGAAGTGGTTTCACTGGTGGTGCATTACCATCTAATGGAGGAATTATTCTTTCATTAGAGAGGCATATGAATAAACTTTTAGAGATTGATATGGAAAATATGGTTGGAGTTGTTCAACCAGGACTTATTAATATGCAATTTCAAAAAGCTGTTGAAGAAGTAGGACTATTTTATCCCCCAGACCCAGCAAGTGAAGAGTATTCAACTTTAGGTGGGAATGTTTCTGAAAATGCAGGTGGAATGAGAGCTGCAAAATATGGAATTACAAAAGATTATGTAGTTGCCCTAAGAGCTGTTTTACCAAATGGAGAGATTATTACTGCTGGTAAAAAAACAATTAAAGATGTTGCTGGTTATAACACAGCTGGTATCTTAATTGCTAGTGAAGGAACTCTTGCAGTTATTACTGAGATTACTTTAAAATTAATTCCAAAACCAAAATTTAAACAAACATATATGGGTGTTTTCCCAGATGTAAATAAAGCTATGAATGCGGTATTTAAATCTCTTGCTGCTGGTGCTAATCCAGTTGCTATGGAATTTTTAGATGCTCTTGTAATTAAAGCTTTAAAACAAAAGTTTCCACAAATTGACCTACCTGAAAATGCTGGAGGTATTTTAGTTGGAGATGTAGATGGTTCATCACAAGCTGAAATTGATTCACAAATTGCAACACTAAAAGAGGCTTTTGCAAAATATGGTTCTATTGACTTTATTGAAGCAAAAGATGAAGCACATGGAAAAGAGTTATGGTTTGCAAGAAGAAATGCAAGTCCAGCAACTATGATTTATGGAACAAAAAAACTTAATGAAGATATTTCAGTTCCAAGATCAAAACTTCCTGAAGCTCTAGATTCAATCTATGCAATTGGTGAAAAATATGGATTTAATGTTCCTTGTTTTGGTCATGCAGGGGATGGAAATATTCACGTAAACGTAATGGTTAAAGATAAGACAAATCCAAAAGAGATGGAAGATGGACACAAAGCTATTGAAGAAATTTTTCAACTTGTAGTTGATATGGGTGGTACTTTATCAGGAGAGCATGGAATTGGTCTATCTAAAGCTCCTTTTATGAATATTGCTTTTAATGAAGCAGAACTTGAGCTATTTAGAAGTATAAAAAGAGCTTTTGACCCTAAAAATATTTTAAATCCTTTTAAAATGGGTCTAAACTAA
- a CDS encoding bifunctional riboflavin kinase/FAD synthetase, which translates to MKKSSSILINKKEISAIAIGGFDGMHYAHQKLFENLGTNGGIVSIESGFANLTPKSYRQEYSIYPIYYYELENIKHLSGNEFINLLKEEFPNLKKIVVGFDFCFGKNRENCIPQLKELFKGEVVVVEEIKIDNIAVHSRIIREYLKEGNIKFANKLLGKNYKIFGDQIKGQGLGSKSFVPTINLNIEDFLLPSEGVYATKTIIAEESYNSVTFLGHRATTDGSYAVETHILGKTIKNNYRTVQVEFIDKIRDNLKFDSFEALKKQIEKDIEIANSILK; encoded by the coding sequence ATGAAGAAGAGCTCTTCTATTTTAATAAATAAAAAAGAGATAAGTGCTATTGCAATTGGTGGTTTTGATGGGATGCATTATGCCCATCAAAAATTATTTGAAAACCTTGGAACAAATGGAGGTATTGTCTCTATTGAATCAGGTTTTGCAAACTTAACACCTAAAAGTTATAGACAAGAGTATTCTATTTATCCTATCTATTATTATGAGTTAGAAAATATTAAACATTTAAGTGGTAATGAGTTTATTAATCTTCTAAAAGAAGAGTTTCCAAATCTAAAAAAAATAGTTGTTGGTTTTGATTTTTGTTTTGGGAAAAATAGAGAAAATTGTATTCCTCAATTAAAAGAGCTTTTCAAGGGAGAAGTTGTTGTAGTTGAAGAGATTAAAATTGATAATATTGCTGTTCATTCAAGAATTATTAGAGAGTATCTAAAAGAAGGAAATATCAAATTTGCAAACAAACTTCTAGGAAAAAATTATAAAATTTTTGGAGACCAAATTAAGGGACAAGGTTTAGGAAGTAAAAGTTTTGTACCTACTATAAATTTAAATATTGAAGACTTTTTATTACCTAGTGAAGGGGTTTATGCTACTAAAACTATAATTGCCGAAGAAAGCTATAACTCAGTAACTTTTTTAGGTCATAGAGCAACAACTGATGGAAGTTATGCCGTTGAAACTCATATCTTAGGTAAGACAATTAAAAATAATTATAGAACAGTACAAGTTGAGTTTATTGATAAAATTAGAGACAATCTAAAGTTTGATTCTTTTGAAGCTTTAAAAAAACAGATTGAAAAAGATATAGAAATAGCAAATTCTATTTTAAAATAA